The genomic stretch TTATCGGCATTCCAAACGTCGGAAAATCAACGCTCATCAACCGGCTTGCAAAGAAAAACATAGCAAAAACGGGAGACAGACCTGGTATTACGACTTCTCAACAGTGGGTCAAAGTTGGGAAAGAATTAGAGCTATTAGATACACCGGGAATTTTGTGGCCTAAATTTGAGGATGAGCTTGTCGGTTTGAGACTGGCAGTCACCGGGGCTATTAAAGACTCGATTATCAATTTGCAGGACGTGGCCGTGTTTGGTCTTCGTTTTCTCGAAGAACATTACCCAGAACGGCTTAAAGAGCGTTATGGCCTTGATGAGATCCCAGAGGACATTGCCGAGCTGTTTGATGCAATAGGTGAAAAGCGGGGCTGTCTCATGAGCGGTGGGCTCATCAACTACGATAAGACGACTGAAGTCATCATTCGCGATATTCGCACTGAAAAGTTCGGCAGGCTGTCATTTGAACAGCCGACGATGTAAAGGCGCGCAGAAATGCGGGTCTTTATTTTTTCTTGGCTGAACCGATACATACAGTAAGGGAGAAGAGAAAGTGAATACATTAACCGTAAAGGACATTAAAGACCGTTTGCAGGAAGTGAAGGATGCACAAGACCCATTTATTGCCCAATGCGAAAACGACCCGAGAAAAAGCGTTCAAACGCTTGTAGAGCAATGGCTTAAAAAGCAAGCGAAAGAAAAAGCGCTGAAAGAACAATGGGTGAATATGACTTCCTATGAAAGGCTGGCAAGAAACAAAGGATTTCGCTTGATTGCAGGTGTTGACGAGGTCGGCCGGGGGCCATTGGCAGGACCAGTTGTCGCCAGCGCAGTCATCCTTCCAGAGGAATGTGAAATACTTGGGCTGACAGACTCCAAAAAGCTTTCAGAGAAAAAACGCGAGGAATATTACGAGCTTATTATGAAGGAAGCACTGGCGGTCGGGATAGGAATTGTAGAAGCTACTGTGATTGATGAGATCAATATATATGAAGCTTCAAAAATGGCAATGGTGAAAGCGATACAGGATTTGTCGGATACACCTGATTATTTGCTTGTTGACGCAATGACACTTCCGCTCGACACGGCTCAGGCGTCAATTATAAAAGGCGATGCCAAAAGCGTGTCTATTGCGGCAGGTGCGTGTATCGCAAAAGTGACGAGGGACCGAATGATGAGCGCTTATGCCGAAACGTATCCCATGTACGGCTTTGAAAAAAATAAAGGCTATGGGACAAAAGAACATTTGGAAGCTCTCGCTGCATACGGCCCAACTGAATTGCACCGCAAAACTTTCGCTCCTGTTCAATCTTTCAGATAAATCACCATGGACAAGGAGGCACCTTTTTAAAATGAACATACGAAATGATGTGCAAAAGGCGCTGCAGCACCTTTTCGGGCGTACAGCCGTCCCGCAGGAAACATCAAAAGTAAACGAAGCGCTAAACGGGGAGAAGCGTCTCCTCTTAGGAAAAGTGCTTCGTTTACTAGGAGATCAGCATGCCCTGATCCAAGTCGGCAATCAAACTGTTCAGGGAAAACTTGAAACTCAGCTTCGTCCTCAGGCATACTATTGGTTTTCCTACGAAAAAAAAACGGCAGAGCAAACAGGCCGTCTTCAGGTCGTTCAAAGCTTTGATCAAAATCCTAAAACCATTCAGGATGCAGCTGGCAAACTTTTAAATGCTATTTCAGTGAAGACGTCAAACGCAGCTCTCATGATGACAGGAGCGATGCTGAAAAGCAAAACACCCGTAACAGAAAATGATATCAAAACAGCTGTCCGCTGGATGGACACGCTGCCTTCGCAAGACACAAAAAAAGCAGTTGAAACGGTTCTCTTCGCTTTAAAGCGTGATCTTCCCATTCACTCCGAGATTTTGAATGGTGTTCACGCTGTGAAATCGCCTGTTCCGTTGCATCAGCACGTATCCCAGCTGCTACAGGCAATCGACCAAAACCCTCAGCAGAGCCAAATGATGTCAAAGCTAAAGGAAGCAGTCACGGTGCTTTTAAATAGTGAAATCGATGTCCATGCAGAACGGCTGATTGATAAGCTTATTTCTTTAACCGACAATACGAAAGCACCTTCTCCGACGAATACAGCTGGAAGCAGGGAGCTTAGCACACCAGCTGGCTCCCCCGGAAAAGCCAGCCTGCCGATTGCAAATCACACAGCAGAACAGGGAAGCATACAAGAAGAGCCTGTTAAAACAGCAGCAGACATTCCAATTAAAGAAGCCCGCCAGCTGCTGGTGAAGCTGACGGAATCTGCTGAAAAAAACAGTCTCCAAATTGTGAAAGAAGCAGCAAATTGGATTAAAGCGGCTGCTTCATCGGGTGATAGTAAGTCACTTGCAGCTTCAGCTGTTTTACAGGCGGCACAAGTCACAGATCAGGAAGCCGAAGTCTTTTTAAAGGCTGTTCAGCAGACAGCACCCCATTTGGCGGATAAGGCAGATGTTCTTTCTTTCTTATCCAAAGTGAAAACGGCAATCGGCGCAAGGGACGAGGTTGCGTTCATTAAAGCGTTTGAACAAGGAAGCGCAGTCACATCTGGCGAAATGCAATCCATCAAGCTGGCTCTTTCTGCCTTAAGAGCATCGCATGAGGTAGCCGAACCAGTCAAACAAGAAGCCGATCAGCTTTTTCATAAATTAAATGGCCAGCTTTTCATGCAGCAGGACCATCCATCATACAGCCAAATTGTAATGTCATTTCCGATGTTTTCGAAGTCAGGGGTTCAGGACATGACTGTTCTGTTTAAAGGAAAGAAAGAAGCGGATGGAAAGCTTGATCCTTCCCATTGCCGCCTTTTGTTTTTGCTGCAGCTTGATACACTAAAAGAAACCGTCGTTGATTGCTTGGTACAGCAAAAAGTCATGACCATTACAATAGAGACTGATTTCGAGCTGCAGGCTGCGATCGATCCGATGGTGCCCGCGCTTAAACAGGGGCTAAAGGAAATGGGGTACAGCCTTTCAGGGGTAAACGCTAAAAAAAGGGTTCACACCGAAGAAAAGGCTTCAATCGATCAATATATAACAAGTATCAGTGATCAGGAAGTGGATGTGAAAATATGAAAGAGCAGACACCGATCAGAAAAGCTGTTGCTCTCCATTATGACGAACAAAAAGACAAGGCGCCGAGAGTGATTGCCACAGGGAAGGGCCATGTAGCTGACAACATTATAAAAGAAGCGAAAAAAGCAGGGGTCCCGATTCAAGAAGATCGGACCCTTGTCGAATTAATGCGCCATTTGACGGTAGATGATCAAATTCCTGAAGCTCTTTATGAAACGGTAGCCGAGATTTTTTCATTCATTTACAAATTGGACGAAAGCGTAAAAAACAAAAAATAGCTAAAATATTCCCCATCCTTCTTTGAAATTTATGTTTTTAATAAAGTAAAAGTTTGAATGTTTAGAAGGATTAAAAGATTTTGCATCGAACTGTAGACAATTCTTCCAGTATTATTATAGAATGAAAGCGCAGTCTATTTTAGTTTTGTTACATAAGTTAGGAGGATGGGAAATGAATATCCATGAGTACCAGGGAAAAGAAGTCCTCAGAAAATATGGGGTATCTGTTCCTGAAGGTAAAGTGGCTTTTACAGCAGAAGAAGCAGTTGAGAGTGCAAAGAGCTTATCCAGCTCGGTTTATGTCGTAAAGGCTCAAATTCATGCTGGCGGTCGAGGCAAAGCTGGTGGGGTAAAAATAGCAAAATCATTAGACGAAGTAAAAGCGTATGCCGAAGAACTATTAGGGAAGACCCTAGTTACACATCAGACGGGTCCGGACGGCCAAGTAATAAAACGCTTACTTATTGAAGAAGGCTGCGATATTAAAAAAGAATATTACATCGGTCTAGTGCTTGACCGCGCCACTTCAAGAATCGTTTTAATGGCTTCTGAAGAAGGCGGAACGGAAATTGAAGAGGTTGCGGAGAAAACACCAGAAAAAATCAAAAAAGCTGTCATTGATCCAGCTGTTGGCCTTCAAGGCTATCAAGCCAGAGAAATTGCATTCGCTATTAATATTCCAAAAGAGCTCGTGGGAAAAGCTGCTAAATTTATGCTTGGACTATATAAAGCGTTTGTTGAGAAAGACTGCTCAATCGCCGAAATCAATCCGCTTGTTGTGACTGGCGACGGAAATGTGATGGCGCTTGATGCAAAATTGAATTTTGACAGCAATGCGTTGTACCGACAAAAGGACATTATGGAATACAGAGATTTGGATGAAGAAGATCCGAAAGAAATTGAAGCGTCCAAATATGATCTAAGCTACATTTCCCTTGATGGAAATATCGGCTGTATGGTAAACGGCGCGGGACTTGCAATGTCTACGATGGATATTATCAAGCATTATGGAGGAGAACCGGCCAACTTCCTTGATGTGGGCGGCGGTGCAACCGCGGAAAAAGTCACGGAAGCATTTAAAATCATTCTTTCTGATCAAAACGTTAAAGGGATTTTTGTCAACATTTTCGGCGGCATTATGAAATGTGATGTCATCGCAGAAGGGGTTGTTGAAGCGACTAGACAAGTTGGTTTGACATTGCCGCTTGTCGTCCGTCTTGAAGGCACAAACGTGGATCTAGGGAAGAAAATCCTTAGTGAATCAGGATTAAACATTACATCTGCGGAATCAATGGCTGACGGCGCGCAGAAAATCGTATCCTTAGTTTAAGAAAGAATGAAAGGCAGGGGACCAAATAATGAGTGTTTTCATTAATAAAGATACAAGAGTTATTGTGCAAGGGATTACAGGTTCTACCGCTTTATTTCATACGAAGCAGATGCTTGAATACGGCACAAATATCGTTGGCGGTGTAACACCTGGAAAAGGCGGAACAGAAGCGGAAGGTGTTCCTGTATTTAATACAGTGGCTGAAGCAGTTCAAACAACCGGCGCTAACGCGTCTGTTATATATGTGCCCGCACCGTTTGCAGCTGATGCGATTATGGAAGCGGTAGATGCGGAGCTTGATCTCGTGATTTGTATCACAGAACATATCCCGGTTTTGGATATGGTGAAGGTCAAACGCTTCATGGAAGGCAAGAAAACGAGACTGATAGGGCCGAACTGTCCTGGTGTCATTACGCCTGAAGAATGTAAAATCGGCATTATGCCCGGATACATCCATAAAAAGGGTCATGTAGGCGTTGTATCACGTTCAGGAACATTAACATACGAAGCGGTGCACCAGCTCTCAGAAGCGGGTGTAGGGCAATCTACAGCTGTTGGAATCGGCGGCGACCCTGTAAATGGAACAAACTTTATTGACGTTTTAAAAGCGTTTAACGAAGATCCTGACACACACGCAGTCATCATGATTGGCGAAATCGGCGGTACGGCCGAAGAGGAAGCGGCAGAGTGGGTAAAAGCCAACATGACAAAACCGGTAGTCGGTTTTATTGGCGGTAAAACAGCACCTCCTGGGAAGCGCATGGGGCATGCAGGCGCCATTATTTCCGGCGGGAAAGGGACAGCTGATGAAAAAATCAAAACCCTTAATGCATGCGGAATCGAAGTTGCAGAGACACCTTCTGTCATGGGTGAAACCTTAATCAAGGTGCTGAAAGAGAAGAACTTGTTCGAAACTTGTAAAACGCATTAATAAAAAAGGGACAGCCGTCAAGGCTGTTCCTGCTTTTTCTAACAAAAGGAGGTCAATCTATTGGATCAGGCCGCTGTCTGCCTAACGATTTGCAGAATCAATCAATTATTATCCCCATCCCTTCTATTAAAATGGTGGAAAGCCGATCCGTCTATGTCGCTGACATCACCCGTGTTACAAACGGTTACTCGTGATCAAATAAAAGCAGCTGCATTAAAAAACGAAATAGAACAATTTTATCCAAAGCTCCCGCGTGTACTTGCTGCTTATCGTGAGCAAGGCATTAACACCATCCCTATTTCTTCAAAGCAATATCCTTTCTGGCTTAAAAGCATTTATGATCCCCCTGCCGTACTGTTTGCAAAAGGTGATATGACTCTTCTTTCGAAAGGGAGAAAAATTGGAATTGTAGGCACAAGAAATCCAACAGCTTATGGGAAACAAGTTGTCAATCATCTTACAAAAGAGATCTGTCGTAAAGGTTGGGTGATTGTCAGCGGACTGGCGTCTGGGATAGACGGAATGTCCCATGCTGCAAGTATTAAGGCGAAGGGGCGGACAATTGGCGTCATTGCAGGCGGATTTCAACACATTTATCCCCGAGAAAACCTTCAGTTAGCAGATCACATGGCTAAACACCATATCCTGCTGTCAGAGCACCCACCTGAAACTAAACCCCAAAAATGGCATTTCCCTATGAGAAACCGTATTATCAGCGGACTAAGTGAAGGCGTTATTGTCGTTCAGGGCAAAGAAAAAAGCGGTTCGCTGATTACTGCCTATCAAGCATTGGAACAAGGGAGAGAGGTATTTGCCGTACCCGGTTCATTGTTTGACCCTTACGCCGGAGGTCCTATAAAACTGATCCAGCAGGGGGCTAAAGCCATATGGTCAGCAGAGGATATTTTCGAGGAACTTCCTGAGAGAAACGTTCAATATACGGAACCCTTTTGAATTATCGTTTGACAAACGGTATTGTAATATTTAATAATAGTGAGGATTTAAAGTTGCATATTGTTTTCTATTTAATTAATGACGTTCATGATAAAGAATGAAATGTTGAAAGCCAAATAAAGACAGCTGCAAAAATAAAATTGAAATATCTTGAAAAGAGAGAGAACACCTCTTGAGGGGGATGAAAATGTCTGATTATCTAGTCATCGTGGAATCGCCCGCTAAGGCGAAAACGATTGAACGTTACTTAGGTAAAAAATATAAAGTAAAAGCATCAATGGGACATGTCCGGGATCTTCCAAAAAGTCAAATGGGAGTTGACATAGAACAGAATTTTGAACCGAAATATATTACCATTCGAGGTAAAGGCCCGGTATTAAAAGAGCTGAAAACGGCTGCGAAAAAAGCCAAAAAAGTGTATCTCGCAGCTGACCCCGACAGAGAAGGGGAAGCGATTGCATGGCATTTGGCACACAGTCTTGATTTAGATCTCAACTCAGACTGCCGTGTGGTGTTTAACGAAATTACAAAAGACGCTATTAAGGAATCGTTTAAGCATCCCCGCATGATCAATATGGATTTAGTGGATGCACAGCAAGCGAGACGTATTTTAGACAGGCTTGTCGGATATAAAATCAGTCCAATCTTATGGAAAAAAGTCAAAAAAGGGCTTAGCGCAGGACGCGTGCAATCCGTTGCCCTCCGTTTGATTATTGACCGTGAAAAAGAGATTAACGACTTTAAGCCTGAGGAATATTGGACAATTGACGGTACGTTCTTAAAAGGTCAAGAAACCTTTGAAGCGAGCTTTTTCGGGAAAAACGGCAAAAAACTTCCTTTAAATAGTGAAGCTGATGTAAAAGAGATTCTTTCTCAGCTCAAAGGGAATCAATATACAGTTGAAAAAGTAACCAAAAAGGAACGCAAACGTAATCCTGCTTTGCCTTTTACCACTTCTACCCTGCAGCAGGAAGCGGCTCGCAAGCTCAATTTCAGAGCGAAGAAAACGATGATGATTGCACAGCAATTATATGAAGGAATTGATTTAGGAAGAGAAGGAACGGTTGGTCTGATCACGTATATGAGAACGGATTCAACCCGTATTTCAAATACGGCTGTTGATGAAGCAGCTGCATTTATTGATCAGACATATGGAAAAGAGTTCCTAGGCGGAAAACGGAAGCCTGCGAAAAAGAATGAAAATGCCCAGGATGCCCACGAAGCAATTCGGCCGACATCAGTTCTTAGAAAACCAAGTGAATTAAAAGCAGTCCTCGGCAGAGACCAAATGAGACTGTATAAATTAATTTGGGAGCGTTTTGTTGCCAGCCAAATGGCACCGGCTGTTCTCGATACAATGAGTGTCGACCTGACAAACAACGGTTTGACATTTCGTGCAAATGGAAGTAAAGTCAAGTTTTCCGGGTTTATGAAGGTGTATGTTGAAGGAAAAGACGATCAAATGGAAGAAAAAGACCGGATGCTGCCTGACTTACAAGAAGGCGACACGGTATTATCAAAAGATATAGAACCTGAGCAGCATTTTACCCAGCCGCCTCCGCGATATACTGAGGCCCGGCTTGTTAAAACCCTTGAAGAACGCGGTATCGGCCGTCCATCCACATATGCTCCGACACTTGATACTATTCAGCGGCGCGGCTACGTGGCATTGGATAATAAACGTTTCGTTCCGACTGAATTAGGTCAGATCGTTCTTGACTTGATCATGGAGTTTTTCCCTGAGATCATTAACGTTGAGTTTACAGCTAAAATGGAGAGAGATCTTGATCATGTTGAAGAAGGAAATACCGAATGGGTCAAGATTATCGATAATTTCTACACCGATTTTGAAAAACGCGTCAAAAAAGCCGAATCGGAAATGAAGGAAGTTGAGATTGAACCAGAGTATGCTGGAGAGGATTGTGAATTGTGCAGTTCTCCAATGGTATATAAAATGGGACGGTACGGTAAATTCTTAGCTTGCTCCAACTTCCCTGACTGCCGGAACACGAAACCGATTGTGAAACAAATCGGTGTGAAGTGCCCGAGCTGCGGAGAAGGAAACATTGTTGAGCGAAAATCGAAAAAGAAACGGGTGTTTTACGGCTGTGACCGTTATCCGGACTGTGAATTCGTATCATGGGACAAACCAATTGAACGAAAATGCCCGAAATGCGGAAAAATGCTCGTCGAGAAAAAACTCAAAAAAGGTATACAAGTCCAATGCGTGGAATGCGATTATAAGGAAGAACCACAGAAGTAGCGGTGAGCAGGGTCTTGCTCACCTTCTTTGTGTGTTAAAAGAAGGCCTTGAATAATAAACTAGGAGATGTGAAAGATGAACCAACAAACAGTGAATGTAATCGGAGCCGGACTCGCAGGAAGTGAAGCAGCATGGCAGCTTGCCAAACGTGGGATTCAAGTCAAATTGTATGAAATGCGGCCAGTTAAACAAACGCCTGCGCATCATACAGATAAATTTGCTGAGCTTGTCTGCAGCAACTCTCTTCGCTCTAATACACTTGCTAACGCTGTCGGTGTATTAAAGGAAGAAATGCGTGCGCTTGATTCAGCCATTATCGCTGCGGCTGACGAATGTTCGGTGCCTGCCGGGGGCGCTCTTGCAGTAGACCGTCATGAATTTGCCGCAAGTGTGACAAATCGGGTGAAAAATCATCCAAACGTAACCGTTATTAATGAAGAAGTGACTGAAATTCCTGAAGGCCCTACTATCATCGCAACGGGTCCGTTAACATCTGAATCGCTGTCTGCCCAGCTGAAGGAGCTGACTGGAGAGGACTATTTATATTTTTATGACGCAGCGGCGCCAATTGTAGAAAAAGACAGCCTTGATATGGATAAAGTGTACCTGAAATCCCGTTATGATAAAGGTGAAGCAGCATATTTGAACTGCCCGATGACAGAAGAAGAGTTTGACCGTTTTCATGAAGCATTAACATCAGCAGAAACAGTGCCGTTAAAAGAATTTGAAAAAGAGATTTTCTTTGAAGGCTGCATGCCGATTGAAGTCATGGCAAAACGGGGTAAGAAAACAATGCTTTTCGGTCCGATGAAACCAGTTGGTCTAGAGCATCCTGTTACAGGAAAACGCCCTTATGCCGTCGTTCAGCTCAGACAGGATGATGCTGCGGGAACACTTTATAATATTGTAGGATTCCAGACACATTTAAAATGGGGAGACCAAAAGGAAGTTCTCAAGTTGATTCCAGGACTTGAAAATGTAGAAATCGTCAGATATGGCGTGATGCATAGAAACACATTTATTAACTCTCCAAGCCTGTTAAAGCCGACTTATCAATTTAAAAACCGCAGTGATCTGTTCTTTGCAGGCCAAATGACGGGAGTAGAAGGATATGTGGAATCAGCTGCCTCAGGACTTGTAGCAGGCATTAATGCGGCGAAGCTTGTATTGGGAGAAGAGCTTGTGATCTTCCCTCAGGAAACAGCAATTGGCAGTATGGCACATTATATTACAACAACAAACCAGAAGAACTTCCAGCCGATGAATGCAAACTTTGGGCTTTTGAAAGAATTGCCAGTTAAAATTAAAAATAAAAAAGAACGAAATGAACAATACGCGAACCGTGCGATTGAAACAATTCAAACAATTTCGAAAACAATATAGGTATTGATTGCAACCTGAGCGCGATTTGTGATACCATTTAAAAGCCCTTCCTGGGGAGGTATTAGGCATGGAGAATGTTAAGAATTTCGTAAAGTTATTCGTTGAATATTTACAAATTGAAAAAAATTATTCACAATATACTATTGTGAATTATGTGGATTCAATTGAAGAATTCGAGACTTTCCTGCGCGTTCAAGGTATAAATGGATTTGAAGAAGCTGCATATCAAGATACTAGGATTTTTTTGACAGAAGCCTATGAAAAAGGTTTATCGAGAAGAACAATAAGCAAAAAGATATCTGCATTAAGAAGCTTTTATAAGTTTCTGATGCGGGAAAAGCTTATTGAAGAAAATCCGTTTCAGCTTGTTCATCTGCCAAAACAGGAGAAACGGATACCGAAGTTTCTATATCAAAAAGAGCTTGAGGAGCTGTTTGAAGTTTCAGATATAAGCCAGCCGGCCGGAATGAGGGATCAAGCGCTGTTAGAGCTGCTCTATGCCACTGGAATGAGGGTCAGTGAATGCTGTTCCATAACTATTAACGACGTTGATTTATTTATGGACACTGTGCTTGTTCACGGTAAAGGCAAGAAGCAGCGCTATATCCCCTTTGGGTCTTATGCCCGCGAAGCGTTGAAGGTATACATGAATAGCGGAAGACAGTGCTTGCTGATGAAGGCAAAAGAACCTCATGATCTATTATTCGTAAATCAAAGAGGCGGACCGCTTACAGCCCGTGGCATCAGACATATTTTAAGCGGGCTTGTTCAAAAAGCGTCAAGCACTTTACATATCCATCCGCATATGCTTCGACATACGTTCGCCACGCATCTGTTAAATGAAGGAGCGGATTTGAGAAGCGTTCAAGAACTGCTCGGGCATTCCAATCTGTCTTCTACACAGATATACACGCACGTTTCGAAGGAAATGTTGAGAAACACATATATGTCTCACCATCCAAGAGCATTTAAGAAAAATTAAAGGAGGCCCTTTATGTCATCTTTTCATGCGACCACAATATTTGCCGTACAGCATAAAGGACGAAGCGCTATGTCCGGAGACGGCCAAGTAACATTTGGTCAGGCTGTTGTCATGAAACACACGGCACGGAAAGTGAGAAAACTGTTTAACGGCAAAGTTCTTGCTGGTTTTGCGGGATCTGTTGCAGACGCTTTCACTTTATTCGAAAAGTTTGAAGCTAAGCTTGAAGAATATAACGGCAACTTAAAACGGGCGGCTGTTGAGCTTGCAAAGGAATGGCGCAGTGATAAAGTGCTAAGAAAGCTCGAAGCCATGCTGATTGTTATGAATCAGGATACTTTGCTTCTCGTATCGGGAACAGGCGAGGTGATCGAACCAGATGACGGCATTCTCGCGATTGGATCAGGAGGCAATTACGCTTTGGCAGCGGGAAGAGCACTGAAAAAGCATGCCGGGGAAAGCATGTCTGCAAGTGAGATTGCCAGAGCCGCGTTAGAAACAGCAGGCGAAATTTGTGTTTACACGAACGATCAAATCATACTGGAAGAGCTTGAATAGAAAGGACTTGAGGCGCATGGAAAAAAAACCGTTAACTCCTAGACAGATTGTAGATCGGTTAGACCAATATATTGTCGGTCAGCAAAATGCGAAAAAAGCTGTCGCCGTGGCATTAAGAAACCGCTATAGAAGAAGTCTTCTGGATGAAAAGCTGAAGGACGAGGTCGTTCCGAAAAACATTTTAATGATGGGTCCTACCGGCGTCGGGAAAACTGAAATTGCCAGACGAATCGCTAAGCTTTCAGGTGCGCCATTTATCAAAATTGAAGCTACTAAATTTACCGAAGTCGGCTATGTAGGCAGAGATGTTGAATCAATGGTCAGAGATCTTGTGGAGACTTCTGTTCGGCTTATAAAAGAAGAGAAAATGAATGAAGTAAAGGAACAGGCAGAAGAAAATGCAAACAAACGCATTGTTCGTCTGTTAGTTCCTGGGAAGAAAAAACAATCTGGTGTTAAAAATCCGTTTGAAATGTTTTTTGGAGGCAGCCAGCCGAATGGTGAAGATGAGGCGGAGAGCCAGGAAGAAGCAAACATCGAAGAAAAAAGAAAACGAATGGCGCATCAGCTGGCTTTAGGAGAGCTCGAAGACTACTATGTAACAGTAGAAGTCGAAGAACAGCAGCCTTCTATGTTTGACATGCTGCAGGGCTCGGGTATGGAGCAGATGGGTATGAACATGCAGGATGCGCTGAGCGGATTAATGCCAAAGAAAAAGAAGCGGCGCAAAATGACAGTCAGAGAAGCCAGAAAAGTCCTGACGAATGAAGAAGCAAGCAAACTCATCGATATGGATGAAGTCGGCCAGGAAGCTGTTCAGAGAGCAGAAGAGAGCGGGATTATCTTTATCGATGAGATTGATAAAATCGCAAAGAACGGCGGTGCATCTTCTTCTGCCGATGTTTCAAGAGAAGGTGTTCAGCGGGATATCCTTCCGATTGTTGAAGGTTCTACCGTTGTCACAAAATATGGTTCTGTAAAAACAGACCATGTATTATTTATTGCAGCAGGAGCGTTTCATATGGCCAAACCGTCTGATTTGATTCCTGAGCTGCAGGGGCGTTTCCCGATTCGTGTAGAACTGAACAAACTCACGGTAGACGACTTCGTGAGAATTTTGGTTGAGCCGGATAATGCGCTGCTGAAACAATATCAGGCATTATTGCAGACAGAAGGTATATCTCTTGAATTTTCTGACGAAGCTATTCATAAGATTGCTGAAGTTGCTTATCATGTGAACCAGGACACAGATAATATCGGTGCGAGACGCCTTCATACAATACTTGAACGCCTATTAGAAGATTTGTCGTTTGAAGCTCCAGATGTAACGATGGAGAAAATAACGATTACACCACAGTATGTCGAAGAAAAGCTCGGAACGATAGCCAAAAACAAAGATTTAAGTCAATTTATATTGTGAAAAATTTAATATGAGGAATGTTTAGGAGGATTATTTATCATGGCTTTATTACAAAAAACAAGAATTATTAACTCCATGCTGCAAGCTGCGGCAGGGAAACCGGTAAACTTCAAGGAAATGGCGGAGACGCTGCGGGATGTAATTGATTCCAATATTTTCGTTGTAAGCCGCAGAGGGAAACTCCTTGGGTATTCAATTAACCAGCAAATTGAAAATGATCGTATGAAAAAAATGCTTGAGGATCGTCAATTCCCTGAAGAATATACGAAAAATCTGTTTAATGTCCCTGAAACATC from Bacillus subtilis subsp. subtilis str. 168 encodes the following:
- the rbgA gene encoding ribosome biogenesis GTPase A (Evidence 1a: Function from experimental evidences in the studied strain; PubMedId: 12682299, 16390447, 16431913, 16997968, 17613524, 22267738, 25330043, 26951678; Product type e: enzyme), whose translation is MTIQWFPGHMAKARREVTEKLKLIDIVYELVDARIPMSSRNPMIEDILKNKPRIMLLNKADKADAAVTQQWKEHFENQGIRSLSINSVNGQGLNQIVPASKEILQEKFDRMRAKGVKPRAIRALIIGIPNVGKSTLINRLAKKNIAKTGDRPGITTSQQWVKVGKELELLDTPGILWPKFEDELVGLRLAVTGAIKDSIINLQDVAVFGLRFLEEHYPERLKERYGLDEIPEDIAELFDAIGEKRGCLMSGGLINYDKTTEVIIRDIRTEKFGRLSFEQPTM
- the rnhB gene encoding ribonuclease HII (Evidence 1a: Function from experimental evidences in the studied strain; PubMedId: 10094689, 12475934, 23882084, 23937561, 29078353; Product type e: enzyme), which produces MNTLTVKDIKDRLQEVKDAQDPFIAQCENDPRKSVQTLVEQWLKKQAKEKALKEQWVNMTSYERLARNKGFRLIAGVDEVGRGPLAGPVVASAVILPEECEILGLTDSKKLSEKKREEYYELIMKEALAVGIGIVEATVIDEINIYEASKMAMVKAIQDLSDTPDYLLVDAMTLPLDTAQASIIKGDAKSVSIAAGACIAKVTRDRMMSAYAETYPMYGFEKNKGYGTKEHLEALAAYGPTELHRKTFAPVQSFR
- the ylqG gene encoding putative glycosyltransferase (Evidence 3: Putative function from multiple computational evidences; Product type e: enzyme), giving the protein MNIRNDVQKALQHLFGRTAVPQETSKVNEALNGEKRLLLGKVLRLLGDQHALIQVGNQTVQGKLETQLRPQAYYWFSYEKKTAEQTGRLQVVQSFDQNPKTIQDAAGKLLNAISVKTSNAALMMTGAMLKSKTPVTENDIKTAVRWMDTLPSQDTKKAVETVLFALKRDLPIHSEILNGVHAVKSPVPLHQHVSQLLQAIDQNPQQSQMMSKLKEAVTVLLNSEIDVHAERLIDKLISLTDNTKAPSPTNTAGSRELSTPAGSPGKASLPIANHTAEQGSIQEEPVKTAADIPIKEARQLLVKLTESAEKNSLQIVKEAANWIKAAASSGDSKSLAASAVLQAAQVTDQEAEVFLKAVQQTAPHLADKADVLSFLSKVKTAIGARDEVAFIKAFEQGSAVTSGEMQSIKLALSALRASHEVAEPVKQEADQLFHKLNGQLFMQQDHPSYSQIVMSFPMFSKSGVQDMTVLFKGKKEADGKLDPSHCRLLFLLQLDTLKETVVDCLVQQKVMTITIETDFELQAAIDPMVPALKQGLKEMGYSLSGVNAKKRVHTEEKASIDQYITSISDQEVDVKI
- the ylqH gene encoding putative flagellar biosynthesis protein (Evidence 3: Putative function from multiple computational evidences; Product type f: factor), producing the protein MKEQTPIRKAVALHYDEQKDKAPRVIATGKGHVADNIIKEAKKAGVPIQEDRTLVELMRHLTVDDQIPEALYETVAEIFSFIYKLDESVKNKK
- the sucC gene encoding succinyl-CoA synthetase (beta subunit) (Evidence 2b: Function from indirect experimental evidences (e.g. phenotypes); PubMedId: 2548486, 22720735, 22751660; Product type e: enzyme), with protein sequence MNIHEYQGKEVLRKYGVSVPEGKVAFTAEEAVESAKSLSSSVYVVKAQIHAGGRGKAGGVKIAKSLDEVKAYAEELLGKTLVTHQTGPDGQVIKRLLIEEGCDIKKEYYIGLVLDRATSRIVLMASEEGGTEIEEVAEKTPEKIKKAVIDPAVGLQGYQAREIAFAINIPKELVGKAAKFMLGLYKAFVEKDCSIAEINPLVVTGDGNVMALDAKLNFDSNALYRQKDIMEYRDLDEEDPKEIEASKYDLSYISLDGNIGCMVNGAGLAMSTMDIIKHYGGEPANFLDVGGGATAEKVTEAFKIILSDQNVKGIFVNIFGGIMKCDVIAEGVVEATRQVGLTLPLVVRLEGTNVDLGKKILSESGLNITSAESMADGAQKIVSLV